A genomic window from Salvia miltiorrhiza cultivar Shanhuang (shh) chromosome 5, IMPLAD_Smil_shh, whole genome shotgun sequence includes:
- the LOC131024248 gene encoding probable enoyl-CoA hydratase 1, peroxisomal — MEIPAPPPEKLIFTHREPNGVAFVLINRPKALNSLTRLMIEDLAAAIKSLASDDSVQVIILSGSGRAFCSGVDLTAAEDVFKGNVKDPETDPVVQMELCKKPIIGAINGFAVTAGFEIALACDLLVASKEAKFMDTHARFGIFPSWGLSQKLSRIIGPSRAREVSFTAAPVTAEQAERWGLVNHVVEGNELLRKARQIAEAMIRNNRDLVHMYKAVINDGFKLDLAHGLALEKERGHAYYDGMTKEQFKKMQDFIASRSSNKPPSKL, encoded by the exons ATGGAGATCCCTGCGCCGCCGCCGGAAAAGCTCATTTTCACTCACCGGGAGCCAAACGGCGTCGCATTCGTGCTCATCAACCGTCCAAAGGCCCTCAACTCCCTCACCCGGCTGATGATCGAGGACTTGGCCGCCGCGATCAAGAGCTTGGCGTCGGACGATTCGGTTCAGGTCATCATCCTATCCGGGTCGGGTCGAGCTTTCTGCTCCGGCGTTGACCTGACAGCGGCGGAGGACGTCTTCAAGGGGAACGTCAAGGATCCGGAGACCGACCCGGTTGTCCAAATGGAGCTGTGTAAGAAGCCCATAATCGGAGCGATTAACGGTTTTGCGGTGACGGCGGGTTTTGAGATTGCTCTGGCTTGTGATTTGCTGGTGGCGTCCAAGGAAGCTAAGTTCATGGATACTCATGCCAG GTTTGGAATATTTCCTTCTTGGGGTCTATCTCAGAAGCTTTCGCGCATAATAGGACCCAGTCGAGCCCGGGAGGTCTCCTTCACAGCCGCGCCTGTAACTGCTGAACAAGCTGAAAGGTGGGGTTTGGTTAATCATGTAGTTGAGGGAAATGAGCTTTTGAGGAAAGCTCGACAGATTGCTGAAGCCATGATCAGGAATAATCGGGACCTCGTGCATATGTACAAAGCAGTTATAAATGATGGATTTAAACTAGATCTTGCTCATGGACTTGCTCTGGAGAAG GAAAGGGGTCATGCATATTATGATGGAATGACTAAGGAGCAGTTCAAGAAAATGCAGGACTTCATAGCAAGTCGAAGCTCAAATAAACCACCATCAAAGTTGTAA
- the LOC131024249 gene encoding LOW QUALITY PROTEIN: stachyose synthase-like (The sequence of the model RefSeq protein was modified relative to this genomic sequence to represent the inferred CDS: deleted 2 bases in 1 codon), protein MSPPNFILEKISSYFQKAKPQPCRFMLSSDREISVDGVTLLAEVPENITLSSFTSVCSSPNSDSPPPKHILKSVESNAANGAFIGLSVEKPLDRILCSIGKFSNRKFLSIFRFKTWWSTMWTVDQEEHDRVFKEMIELAEKKKALEKAGEDGSGLPEARTIEYLEALEGVEPGGLKALIGDLRREFPSLDEVYVWHALCGAWGGVRPGTTHLNAKVTSAKAGPGLAKTMFDLAVVMIEKGGIGLVDPDEAEEFYDAMHSYLADAGVTGVKVDVIHTLEYVSEEHGGRVKLAKAYYDGLNKSLRKNFNGTGLIASMEQCNDFFFLATNQISMARVGDDFWFEDPNGDPMGVYWLQGVHMIHCSYNSLWQGQFVRPDWDMFQSDHLCAEFHAASRAICGGPVYVSDKVGRHDLELLRKLVLPDGSILRCQHYALPTRDCLFENPLFDAKTLLKLWNLNKFGGVIGVFNCQGAGWYPEEHRCRAYPECYRRMSGYLSPNDVEWEQEESTAEYRKNGRFAVYLHKAGSLHLMKASEKLEITLDPSSFEIAMVAPVLEFGDEIKFAGVGLENMFNSGGAVELVEQKIEAKNVGFVVKIKGTGKFLAYSSVKPRKVVLDGEIVEFEWTNDGVLKFEVPWNGGEVKDVQILISK, encoded by the exons ATGTCACCACCTAACTTCATTCTTGaaaaaatttcaagttattttcaaAAAGCAAAACCTCAACCATGCAGATTCATGCTTTCTTCAGACAGGGAAATCTCAGTAGATGGAGTCACACTCCTCGCTGAAGTTCCCGAAAACATAACACTTTCGAGTTTCACTTCAGTTTGTAGCTCTCCCAACTCCGACTCTCCTCCTCCCAAACACATCCTGAAATCAGTCGAATCCAACGCAGCAAATGGCGCCTTCATAGGGCTCTCGGTCGAGAAACCCCTCGACAGAATCCTCTGCTCCATCGGCAAATTCAGCAACCGGAAATTCCTGAGCATTTTCCGGTTCAAGACATGGTGGTCGACCATGTGGACCG TCGACCAAGAGGAGCACGACCGGGTGTTCAAAGAGATGATCGAGCTAGCCGAGAAGAAAAAGGCCCTCGAGAAGGCAGGGGAGGATGGTTCTGGCCTGCCGGAAGCCAGAACCATCGAGTATCTAGAGGCGTTGGAGGGAGTCGAACCGGGAGGTCTCAAGGCGTTGATTGGGGATTTGAGGAGGGAGTTTCCTAGTTTGGATGAAGTTTATGTGTGGCATGCTTTGTGTGGGGCTTGGGGTGGGGTTAGGCCTGGGACTACTCATTTGAATGCTAAGGTGACGTCAGCGAAGGCGGGCCCGGGGCTGGCCAAGACCATGTTTGATTTGGCTGTCGTCATGATCGAGAAAGGCGGGATCGGGCTCGTCGACCCGGACGAGGCGGAGGAGTTTTACGATGCGATGCACTCGTACCTGGCGGATGCCGGCGTCACCGGCGTCAAAGTCGATGTGATTCAT ACCTTGGAGTATGTGAGTGAAGAGCATGGAGGCAGAGTGAAGCTAGCCAAGGCATACTATGATGGCCTAAACAAATCCCTTAGGAAAAATTTCAATGGGACAGGACTGATTGCTAGCATGGAGCAATGCAATGACTTCTTTTTCTTGGCCACAAACCAAATATCCATGGCCCGAGTTG GCGATGACTTCTGGTTCGAGGACCCTAACGGCGACCCCATGGGAGTTTATTGGCTCCAAGGTGTCCATATGATACATTGTAGCTATAACAGCTTATGGCAAGGCCAATTTGTTCGGCCCGATTGGGATATGTTCCAATCGGACCATCTTTGTGCAGAGTTCCACGCAGCCTCCCGCGCCATCTGTGGGGGGCCGGTGTACGTCAGTGATAAAGTCGGCCGCCATGACTTGGAGCTTCTAAGGAAGCTAGTCTTGCCTGATGGAAGCATATTAAGATGCCAGCATTATGCACTTCCAACTAGGGATTGCCTCTTTGAGAACCCTCTCTTTGATGCCAAAACCCTGCTTAAACTGTGGAACCTAAACAAG TTTGGAGGGGTGATTGGAGTGTTCAACTGCCAGGGAGCCGGATGGTATCCGGAGGAGCATAGGTGCAGGGCTTACCCAGAGTGCTACAGGAGGATGTCGGGCTATCTCTCCCCCAACGACGTCGAGTGGGAGCAGGAAGAGTCCACTGCTGAGTACAGAAAGAATGGAAGGTTTGCTGTTTATCTGCACAAAGCTGGAAGTCTTCACCTAATGAAGGCCAGTGAGAAACTGGAGATCACTCTGGACCCGTCGTCGTTTGAGATTGCGATGGTTGCGCCCGTTTTGGAGTTTGGTGATGAGATCAAGTTTGCCGGAGTTGGACTTGAGAACATGTTCAACAGTGGTGGAGCGGTAGAGCTTGTGGAGCAGAAAATCGAGGCGAAAAATGTGGGCTTTGTGGTGAAGATTAAGGGAACAGGGAAGTTCTTGGCCTATTCAAGTGTGAAGCCTCGGAAAGTTGTGTTGGATGGTGAGATTGTTGAATTTGAATGGACAAATGATGGGGTTCTCAAGTTTGAAGTGCCGTGGAATGGTGGAGAAGTGAAAGATGTTCAAATCTTGATTAGCAAATAA